A section of the Aminiphilus circumscriptus DSM 16581 genome encodes:
- a CDS encoding sigma-54-dependent transcriptional regulator — translation MEVWIVDDEKNLNRGLAVALEKEGYEVASAYSLADLERLLQERSPDVVLLDVRLPDGDGIGALPSILRTKNDAKVVVMTAYGDSPTIVRAIQEGAYDFLDKPFPLEAVTNLVARAAESILLKRRISRLQRDKTVPLVGDCPALETLRDTVERIAEHRDVNVLLSGESGTGKEVLARLIAHVSDDSGDFIALNCAAIPESLLEVELFGSRRGAYTGASQDRIGLIESADGGTLFLDEIADLPQALQGKLLRFLDDRTVRPLGATRERKVSLRVICATAADLRERVEKGTFRQDLYYRIATIPLSLPPLRERGRDVLLLAETFLAEFNRKRGGTLRGLTPDVQEVFLRYSWPGNVRELRNLLERICILKNPAETDIRLCDLPAEMVEALSREPYGAEETGSLQDRLVAGERTILKNVLAEHEGNRTKAAASLGISRYALLRKLQKHHLV, via the coding sequence ATGGAAGTCTGGATCGTGGACGACGAAAAGAACCTGAACAGAGGATTGGCGGTGGCTCTCGAAAAGGAGGGATACGAGGTCGCCTCGGCCTACTCCCTCGCCGATCTGGAGCGGCTTTTGCAGGAACGGTCCCCCGATGTGGTCCTTCTGGATGTGCGCCTTCCCGACGGGGACGGCATCGGGGCGCTCCCCTCCATCCTCCGGACTAAAAACGACGCGAAGGTGGTGGTGATGACCGCCTACGGCGACTCTCCCACCATCGTTCGGGCAATCCAGGAGGGTGCCTACGATTTCCTCGACAAACCCTTTCCCCTCGAAGCGGTGACGAATCTCGTCGCCCGGGCGGCGGAGTCGATTCTGCTGAAGCGCCGCATTTCGAGGCTGCAGCGGGACAAGACCGTTCCCCTCGTGGGGGACTGCCCCGCCTTGGAAACTCTCCGGGACACGGTGGAACGCATCGCGGAACACCGGGACGTGAACGTACTTCTCTCGGGAGAGAGCGGCACGGGAAAGGAGGTGCTCGCCCGCCTGATTGCCCACGTCTCGGACGACTCCGGGGATTTCATCGCCCTGAACTGCGCCGCCATTCCGGAGTCTCTCCTGGAGGTGGAACTCTTCGGCTCTCGCAGGGGAGCCTACACGGGAGCCTCCCAGGACCGAATCGGGCTCATCGAGAGCGCCGACGGCGGCACGCTCTTCCTGGACGAGATCGCCGACCTCCCCCAGGCTTTGCAGGGAAAACTCCTGCGTTTCCTGGACGACCGCACGGTGCGCCCCCTCGGAGCGACCCGGGAGCGGAAGGTCTCCCTTCGTGTGATCTGCGCCACTGCGGCGGATCTCCGGGAACGGGTGGAAAAGGGGACCTTCCGGCAGGATCTCTACTACCGCATCGCCACCATTCCTCTTTCACTCCCTCCTCTTCGGGAGCGGGGACGGGACGTGCTTCTCCTGGCCGAGACCTTTCTCGCGGAGTTCAACCGGAAACGGGGCGGAACGCTTCGCGGCCTCACCCCCGACGTGCAGGAGGTTTTCCTCCGCTACTCCTGGCCCGGAAACGTGCGGGAACTCCGCAATCTCCTGGAGCGTATCTGCATCCTGAAAAACCCCGCAGAGACGGACATCCGCCTCTGCGACCTCCCGGCGGAGATGGTGGAAGCCCTCTCCCGGGAGCCCTACGGCGCCGAGGAAACGGGCTCCCTTCAGGACCGCCTTGTGGCGGGGGAGCGGACCATCCTGAAAAACGTTCTGGCGGAACACGAGGGCAACCGCACGAAAGCCGCGGCGAGTCTCGGCATCTCCCGCTACGCCTTGTTGCGGAAGCTTCAGAAACACCACCTGGTGTGA
- a CDS encoding sensor histidine kinase: MRRPRSWSTETRIKALLMAAAIGLTSLTVGTALTQGFLERVQEARILFDNTRSAAENLRADRTEVLLQTLAPSWREVSPEQPGEEIKSADGMVRRFSLDRTAILTALVYHQRYVLVVGLIGFLVAVELAVFLAYSLTRPMKILAWGCEQMRSGRWVRLPPLSRSPYELEALHEAFNEMVDNLQQWQNFQKEAARVERLAALGSVAAAVAHEVKNPLASMRIRLDLLRNSISPRDAEHLAVLGSEVDRLNQTVSQLLTYARPGTPLFGPVDPGELLVWTEQMTASSCSAANIRLLREVEADCPSLWGDAQQLKQVLLNLTLNAVSAQPGGGRVILRAFRHKNGIALSVTDEGTGIPAELLERIFDPFFTTRPEGTGLGLSIVHRIVGGHGGTVSVDTSPEGTTFTVVLPATAEQDKER; the protein is encoded by the coding sequence ATGAGGCGCCCTCGGTCATGGAGCACGGAAACGCGCATCAAGGCGCTGCTCATGGCGGCGGCCATCGGACTGACGAGCCTCACCGTGGGAACAGCCCTGACCCAGGGATTTCTGGAGCGCGTCCAGGAGGCCCGCATTCTTTTCGACAACACCCGCTCCGCCGCGGAAAATCTCCGCGCCGACCGGACGGAGGTTCTTCTTCAGACCCTGGCCCCTTCCTGGCGAGAGGTGTCTCCGGAGCAGCCGGGGGAGGAGATCAAAAGCGCCGACGGCATGGTCCGCCGCTTTTCCCTGGACCGGACGGCGATTCTCACCGCTCTTGTCTATCATCAGCGTTATGTCCTCGTGGTGGGACTCATCGGATTTCTCGTCGCCGTGGAGCTTGCGGTGTTTCTGGCCTATAGCCTGACCCGCCCCATGAAGATTCTCGCCTGGGGGTGCGAACAGATGCGCTCCGGCCGCTGGGTGCGCCTTCCCCCGCTTTCCCGAAGTCCCTACGAACTGGAGGCGCTGCACGAGGCGTTCAACGAGATGGTGGACAATCTGCAACAATGGCAGAATTTCCAGAAAGAGGCGGCGCGGGTGGAACGCCTCGCGGCCCTGGGCTCCGTCGCCGCCGCGGTGGCCCACGAGGTGAAGAACCCCCTGGCCAGCATGCGCATTCGCCTGGATCTGCTGCGGAACAGTATCTCCCCCCGGGACGCCGAACATCTGGCGGTGCTCGGCAGCGAAGTGGACCGACTGAATCAGACCGTCTCCCAGCTTCTGACCTACGCACGACCGGGAACACCGCTTTTCGGCCCGGTGGATCCGGGGGAACTCCTCGTCTGGACGGAGCAGATGACCGCCTCCTCCTGCAGCGCCGCGAACATCCGACTGCTCCGGGAGGTGGAAGCGGATTGCCCCTCCCTCTGGGGGGACGCGCAACAGCTGAAACAGGTGTTGCTCAACCTGACGCTGAACGCCGTGAGCGCCCAGCCCGGAGGTGGACGGGTCATCCTCCGGGCATTCCGGCACAAAAACGGAATCGCCCTTTCCGTCACCGACGAGGGAACGGGAATTCCCGCGGAGCTGCTCGAGCGGATCTTCGACCCCTTCTTCACCACCCGCCCGGAAGGAACGGGTCTGGGACTTTCCATCGTGCACCGGATCGTCGGAGGACACGGAGGAACCGTGTCGGTGGATACCTCCCCGGAGGGGACAACCTTCACGGTGGTCCTCCCCGCCACCGCCGAACAGGATAAGGAGCGATGA
- a CDS encoding sodium:solute symporter family protein, which yields MPVLLLQLCAFGAYTLALVFLAGQAFSWKEDRRLFYVGGNRLRPGPMVGTFVATWMSAASILGYTMWLYTDGYVAFTGSVNGWLIGLVLMPFLVRKLRMSRALSLPQWLGDTFEDPRLRVLSALSLLGAYTFYIVIQFRAFGTIVGALLDIKILLASSLVYLFVLYTTFGGLPSVAKSDVLNLAIITGGVALAALTLLNRAGSFSAVHEALRQTAPAMLHPWNQEWSPLVTLLMMLSWGLGVAANPQYAIRLLSARTARDAYTTLALSALIIGSIYVGLTIIGLASFVLLPGVSAPSDELAFTDLVQSVLPPLPALGLFLAVLASAVSTANSQLLLAACSLCYDLSPREGRGRADLVAEDRFLFKNRLAIAFIATVALFLSQLRLPGILLIGRYSWTVVAICFFLPLYVIRRPRRKELFFPLAAALLLHLFLTVVLGILPELALLPALALEGLLYFSPWRSLR from the coding sequence ATGCCTGTTCTGCTGCTGCAGCTGTGCGCCTTCGGCGCCTACACCCTGGCCCTCGTCTTTCTCGCGGGACAGGCCTTTTCCTGGAAGGAGGACCGTCGGCTCTTCTACGTGGGGGGCAACAGGCTCCGTCCGGGCCCCATGGTGGGAACCTTCGTCGCCACCTGGATGAGCGCCGCGTCCATCCTCGGATACACCATGTGGCTCTACACGGACGGCTACGTGGCCTTCACCGGCAGCGTCAACGGCTGGCTCATCGGACTGGTCCTCATGCCCTTTCTCGTCCGCAAACTCCGGATGAGCCGGGCACTCTCGCTTCCCCAATGGCTGGGCGACACCTTCGAAGACCCGCGTCTGCGCGTTCTCTCCGCCCTGTCCCTCCTGGGAGCCTATACGTTCTACATCGTCATCCAGTTCCGGGCCTTCGGAACAATCGTGGGGGCGCTTCTGGACATCAAGATCCTGCTGGCCTCGTCGCTGGTCTACCTCTTCGTCCTCTACACCACCTTCGGCGGCCTTCCCTCGGTGGCCAAGAGCGATGTCCTGAATCTGGCCATCATCACCGGAGGAGTGGCACTGGCGGCTCTGACGCTCCTGAACAGGGCGGGGTCGTTTTCGGCGGTGCACGAGGCGCTCCGACAGACCGCACCGGCCATGCTGCATCCCTGGAATCAGGAATGGAGCCCCCTCGTGACGCTGCTCATGATGCTCTCCTGGGGGCTGGGCGTGGCGGCGAACCCCCAGTACGCCATCCGTCTCCTCTCGGCCCGAACCGCCCGTGACGCCTACACGACCCTGGCGCTCTCGGCCCTCATCATCGGGAGCATCTACGTGGGACTCACGATCATCGGCCTTGCTTCCTTCGTCCTTCTCCCGGGGGTTTCGGCTCCCAGCGACGAACTGGCCTTCACGGATCTCGTCCAGAGCGTGCTCCCGCCTCTTCCCGCCCTCGGGCTTTTTCTGGCGGTGCTGGCCTCGGCGGTGAGCACCGCGAACTCACAGCTCCTCCTCGCCGCGTGCTCCCTCTGTTACGATCTCTCTCCCCGGGAGGGACGCGGACGGGCGGATCTCGTCGCGGAGGATCGGTTCCTCTTCAAAAACCGTCTGGCCATTGCGTTCATCGCAACGGTGGCGCTCTTTCTGAGCCAACTCCGCCTGCCGGGGATCCTGCTCATCGGACGCTACAGTTGGACCGTCGTGGCCATCTGCTTTTTCCTCCCCCTCTACGTGATCCGGAGACCCCGCAGGAAAGAGCTGTTCTTTCCTCTCGCCGCGGCGCTTCTGCTCCACCTGTTCCTCACGGTCGTCCTCGGAATTCTCCCGGAGCTGGCCCTGCTGCCCGCCCTGGCCCTGGAGGGACTACTCTATTTCAGCCCCTGGAGGAGTCTGCGATGA
- a CDS encoding ferritin-like domain-containing protein, translated as MFTLTAEELRNMAIALEETGAKFYRNAAGLLSPGPLADLFNRLADWEDRHRDFFYELGFDTEAGEFVITDPDEETAAYLRVLAGSRVFSAEPKCLSGDAPTRRDILQDALDREKESVVFYSSLRQVVTSYRGKEMLERITREELHHLQVLARELEASS; from the coding sequence GTGTTCACGCTCACCGCGGAGGAACTCCGTAACATGGCCATCGCGCTGGAGGAGACGGGGGCGAAGTTCTATCGCAACGCCGCCGGACTGCTTTCGCCAGGTCCGCTTGCGGACCTGTTCAACCGTCTCGCGGACTGGGAGGACCGGCACAGAGACTTTTTTTACGAACTCGGCTTCGACACGGAGGCAGGAGAGTTCGTCATCACCGATCCCGACGAGGAGACCGCGGCGTATCTTCGGGTTCTTGCAGGATCGCGGGTTTTCTCGGCGGAACCGAAGTGCCTTTCCGGCGACGCTCCGACCCGCAGGGACATTCTTCAGGACGCCCTGGACCGGGAGAAGGAGAGCGTCGTCTTCTACTCGAGCCTCCGACAGGTCGTCACCTCCTATCGGGGAAAGGAGATGCTGGAGCGCATCACCCGGGAGGAGCTCCATCATCTCCAGGTGCTCGCCCGGGAGCTTGAGGCGTCGTCCTGA
- a CDS encoding alpha/beta fold hydrolase, which translates to MTEIFRRTTLSRTADAEPVRIAYLEKGRPEPGTPSFVVAPGIWEPAERALPLLEAVDGHAVAVSFRGRGDSDTPRRGYDLEHHLGDLEAVVDASGAECLCLLGFSRGVGYALGYAARHRSRVAGMVLVDSKARHSAPQPGTADMWKGRTHLGRPIPEFIRGIALDGMERESREVLFWDELPLLDVPVLVLRGTWRESPIPSNVSEEDASRYERLLRFGEVIEFERSGHMIPDEEPERYAATVKRFFHALRKKCVF; encoded by the coding sequence ATGACGGAAATCTTTCGACGTACCACCCTGAGCCGCACCGCCGATGCCGAGCCCGTGCGCATCGCCTATCTGGAGAAGGGGCGACCCGAGCCGGGAACGCCCTCCTTCGTTGTGGCGCCGGGAATCTGGGAGCCCGCGGAGCGTGCTCTGCCGCTTCTGGAGGCTGTGGATGGCCATGCCGTGGCGGTGAGTTTTCGCGGGCGGGGTGACAGCGACACCCCGCGCCGCGGTTACGACCTGGAACATCACCTGGGTGATCTCGAGGCGGTGGTGGACGCCTCCGGAGCGGAGTGCCTGTGTCTTCTCGGATTTTCCCGGGGTGTCGGCTATGCGCTCGGCTATGCGGCGCGTCACCGCTCCCGGGTGGCGGGGATGGTTCTGGTCGATTCCAAGGCCCGGCACAGTGCGCCTCAACCCGGCACTGCGGACATGTGGAAGGGACGAACCCATCTCGGGCGCCCCATTCCGGAGTTCATTCGGGGAATCGCGCTGGACGGCATGGAACGGGAATCCCGGGAGGTCCTTTTCTGGGACGAGCTGCCTCTCCTCGACGTCCCCGTTCTTGTTCTGCGGGGAACCTGGCGGGAGAGTCCCATTCCCTCGAACGTGAGCGAAGAGGATGCGTCCCGCTACGAGAGACTGCTTCGCTTCGGAGAGGTCATCGAGTTCGAGCGCTCGGGGCACATGATTCCCGACGAGGAACCCGAACGTTACGCGGCGACGGTGAAACGTTTCTTTCACGCCCTGAGGAAGAAATGCGTTTTCTGA
- a CDS encoding TlpA family protein disulfide reductase, with amino-acid sequence MPVRHESTAHGEAILSRHHNGTASLLFVFVLLCGLLLPSAQTLSFAATSPATETERICEAEQLPRLVGKVVNVGERLPRTRVFVKADGTTKRISTLSETPLTLYVFWKTDCPVCLKELRLLPVLRERFGTDLLTIVSVTPWYEEKDLKAQLGGAAWREVAAGLGTTVECLDADGSAVYDFRVSTVPYMILADADNTCLTWTAGAVAIEDLVRIVEKFLPR; translated from the coding sequence ATGCCCGTTCGACACGAATCCACCGCCCACGGCGAGGCCATACTCTCTCGCCACCACAATGGAACGGCTTCGCTTCTGTTCGTGTTTGTGCTGCTCTGTGGCCTTCTCCTTCCGAGCGCGCAAACGCTCTCTTTCGCAGCGACATCTCCGGCAACCGAGACGGAAAGGATCTGCGAGGCGGAGCAGCTTCCCCGCCTTGTGGGCAAGGTGGTCAACGTGGGGGAGCGTCTTCCGCGTACCCGCGTCTTCGTCAAGGCCGACGGAACGACGAAGCGGATTTCCACGCTGAGCGAGACACCGCTCACGCTCTATGTCTTCTGGAAAACCGACTGCCCTGTCTGTCTGAAGGAACTCCGGCTCCTTCCCGTGCTCCGGGAACGTTTCGGCACGGATCTCCTCACCATCGTCAGCGTCACTCCCTGGTACGAGGAAAAGGACCTGAAAGCCCAGTTGGGGGGCGCCGCATGGAGGGAAGTCGCCGCGGGACTCGGGACGACCGTGGAATGCCTCGACGCGGACGGTTCCGCCGTCTACGATTTCCGCGTGAGCACCGTCCCCTACATGATCCTGGCCGATGCGGACAACACCTGCCTCACCTGGACGGCAGGCGCCGTCGCCATCGAGGACCTGGTGCGGATCGTCGAGAAATTCCTCCCCAGGTGA
- a CDS encoding FGGY-family carbohydrate kinase, whose translation MEERYLLGVDIGTYESKGVLVTLAGDVVATAVRPHELLLPRQGWAEHDAERAWWGDFCAITRELLETSRIAPERIAAVGCSAIGPVMLPVDEACRPLRNAVLYGIDTRAVEEIRELDARMGTETIFARTGNALSSQSVGPKILWLRKHEPECYAKAAKIVAATTFLCARLTGRCMLDHYSASCFVPLYDMAAGTWGKDLCEGIIEPERLPDIAWTSEIAGRITPEAEAATGLATGTPVIVGTIDAAAEAVSAGVTAPGQAMLMYGSTMFYIQVVDRPVRDRRLWSAPYLFPGTSAIMAGMATTGVLTRWFRDMLARELVEAEAKGGESAYGRLAALAAAIPPGAEGLVVLPYFSGERTPLNDPQARGVFFGLTLSHTREHLYRAVLEGVGHGIRHHFDVLDEIDAAPLEVRAVGGGTKNRPWLQMVSDIAGRAQLVPAVTLGASYGDAFLAGLGTGLFASYSDISRWVRRLETVAPDPAPKPLYDRAHRIYRDLYERTKDLMHDLTQEV comes from the coding sequence ATGGAAGAGCGCTATCTTCTCGGCGTGGACATCGGCACCTACGAATCGAAGGGAGTGCTCGTCACCCTGGCGGGCGACGTGGTGGCCACGGCGGTTCGCCCCCATGAACTGCTCCTCCCCCGCCAGGGATGGGCAGAGCACGACGCGGAACGGGCCTGGTGGGGCGATTTCTGCGCCATCACCCGGGAACTTCTGGAGACCTCCCGCATCGCCCCGGAGCGCATCGCCGCCGTGGGGTGCAGCGCCATCGGCCCGGTGATGCTTCCCGTGGACGAGGCGTGCCGCCCCCTGCGCAATGCCGTGCTCTACGGCATCGACACCAGGGCCGTGGAGGAGATCCGCGAACTCGATGCCCGGATGGGCACGGAGACCATCTTCGCCCGGACGGGAAACGCCCTTTCCTCCCAGTCCGTGGGACCCAAGATCCTCTGGCTTCGAAAACACGAGCCCGAATGTTACGCCAAGGCGGCGAAGATCGTGGCGGCCACCACGTTCCTCTGCGCACGCCTCACGGGACGGTGTATGCTGGACCACTACAGCGCCTCCTGCTTCGTCCCCCTCTACGACATGGCCGCGGGCACCTGGGGAAAGGATCTCTGCGAGGGCATCATCGAGCCGGAGCGCCTTCCCGACATCGCCTGGACGTCGGAGATCGCCGGAAGGATCACCCCGGAGGCCGAGGCGGCCACGGGGCTCGCGACAGGAACGCCCGTGATCGTCGGCACCATCGACGCGGCGGCGGAGGCGGTGAGCGCTGGCGTCACCGCGCCGGGGCAGGCCATGCTCATGTACGGCTCCACCATGTTCTACATCCAGGTGGTGGACCGTCCCGTCCGGGACCGTCGCCTCTGGTCAGCTCCCTATCTCTTCCCCGGCACGTCGGCGATCATGGCGGGCATGGCCACCACAGGGGTTCTCACCCGCTGGTTCCGGGACATGCTCGCCCGGGAACTCGTGGAGGCCGAGGCGAAAGGCGGCGAGAGCGCCTACGGCCGTCTTGCCGCCCTGGCCGCAGCGATCCCTCCCGGTGCGGAGGGACTGGTGGTGCTCCCCTACTTCAGCGGCGAACGAACGCCCCTCAACGATCCCCAGGCACGGGGCGTCTTCTTCGGCCTCACGCTTTCCCACACCCGGGAACACCTCTATCGGGCAGTGCTGGAAGGAGTCGGGCACGGTATCCGCCACCACTTCGACGTGCTGGACGAGATCGACGCCGCGCCGCTCGAGGTGCGCGCCGTGGGAGGCGGAACGAAGAACCGCCCATGGCTCCAGATGGTGAGCGACATTGCCGGGAGGGCGCAGCTCGTTCCCGCCGTCACGCTCGGAGCTTCCTACGGCGACGCCTTTCTCGCGGGACTCGGCACGGGGCTCTTCGCGTCCTACAGCGACATTTCCCGCTGGGTGCGGCGCCTCGAGACGGTCGCCCCGGACCCTGCGCCGAAACCGCTCTACGACAGGGCGCACCGCATCTATCGGGACCTCTACGAGCGTACCAAGGACCTCATGCACGACCTGACGCAGGAGGTCTGA
- a CDS encoding M42 family metallopeptidase, translating to MTSATVTLRDSLRTMMLTPALSGREERMMRLMENAFGSLADQVETDRPGNVIARFDGTDAKAPRVMLFAHMDQLGMVVRKIDDGGFVRLERLGGVPEKVLPGTPMLLETEAGELLPGVIGPKAHHATPQEEKNSVTPYGALFLDLGFSSREEAVARGVQVGCPVVYRPRFDLLGEHRVAGTTVDNRGGCAVLVETARRLRKKPHRCTVFIVGTVQEEFNLRGAMVAAEQIRPDIAIALDVVVSGDTPDLKDRTEAALGGGPVLGMYSFHGRGTLNGVLPHPALVRSTRDVAAAAGIPLQRNATGGLLTDLSYVQLVGRGVAPLELSFPARYTHSPVELCDLRDLEGLSDLLEGLLFSWGPETDLRR from the coding sequence ATGACATCCGCGACGGTGACCTTGCGGGATTCGCTGCGCACCATGATGCTCACCCCTGCCCTGTCAGGCCGGGAAGAGCGCATGATGCGCCTCATGGAAAACGCGTTCGGCTCTCTTGCGGACCAGGTCGAGACGGACCGCCCGGGCAACGTGATCGCCCGTTTCGACGGCACGGACGCAAAGGCGCCCCGGGTGATGCTCTTCGCCCACATGGACCAGCTCGGCATGGTGGTGCGAAAGATCGACGATGGAGGATTCGTGCGGTTGGAGCGCCTCGGGGGCGTTCCGGAAAAGGTGCTCCCCGGAACTCCCATGCTCCTCGAGACGGAGGCAGGCGAACTTCTTCCCGGCGTGATCGGCCCCAAGGCCCACCACGCCACGCCCCAGGAGGAAAAGAACTCGGTCACACCCTACGGCGCGCTCTTCCTCGATCTGGGGTTTTCCTCCCGGGAGGAAGCCGTCGCCCGGGGAGTGCAGGTGGGGTGCCCCGTGGTCTACCGCCCCCGTTTCGACCTTCTGGGAGAACATCGGGTGGCAGGCACGACCGTGGACAACCGGGGGGGCTGTGCCGTCCTCGTGGAGACCGCCCGCCGTCTGCGCAAGAAACCTCACCGCTGCACGGTCTTCATCGTGGGTACGGTCCAGGAGGAATTCAACCTCCGAGGGGCCATGGTGGCGGCGGAGCAGATCCGCCCGGACATCGCCATCGCCCTCGACGTGGTGGTGTCGGGAGACACGCCGGACCTGAAAGACCGCACGGAGGCGGCACTCGGCGGAGGCCCCGTGCTCGGCATGTACAGCTTCCACGGACGGGGGACGCTGAACGGAGTTCTTCCCCACCCCGCCCTGGTGCGCTCCACCCGGGACGTGGCGGCTGCGGCGGGCATTCCCCTGCAGCGTAACGCCACGGGGGGACTGCTCACGGACCTTTCCTACGTGCAGCTCGTGGGACGGGGCGTCGCTCCACTGGAGTTGAGCTTTCCCGCCCGGTACACCCATTCCCCGGTGGAACTCTGCGACCTTCGCGATCTGGAGGGACTTTCGGATCTTCTGGAGGGGCTGCTTTTCTCCTGGGGCCCCGAAACGGACCTGCGCCGGTAG
- a CDS encoding ABC transporter permease: MKIPLRFLRDENGLWRLLLVTAVIFAALSFLVPGRFLSVRNFASMSFQIPEIGLLSIAMMAAMISGGIDLSAVGIANLSGILASQFLLHYAPEGSGGTWAALVVAVSMGISLAVGAGCGLLNGLLVTRVGIPPILATLGTMQLFSGLAIVLTRGTALYGFPDAFLILGNGYLFSVPVPLVLFAAAVLLVGVLLRRTSFGFSLYLVGTNPTAARFAGLDNAAILVKTYMLSGVLCASAGLVMFARTNSAKADYGVSYTLQAILVAVLGGTNVAGGFGSMAGLVLAILSLQFLSSGFAMLRFSNFSKEFVWGALLLVVMALNVLGDRASRKTQGRKNGTAPQAGGETEERR; encoded by the coding sequence ATGAAGATACCGCTGCGCTTTCTTCGGGACGAAAACGGCCTGTGGCGCCTGCTCCTGGTGACGGCGGTCATCTTCGCCGCACTGAGTTTCCTCGTTCCCGGACGTTTTCTCAGCGTTCGGAACTTCGCCTCCATGTCCTTCCAGATTCCCGAAATCGGGCTCCTCTCCATCGCCATGATGGCGGCCATGATCTCCGGAGGGATCGACCTCTCCGCCGTGGGAATCGCCAACCTCTCGGGAATTCTTGCAAGTCAGTTCCTGCTGCATTACGCTCCCGAGGGAAGCGGAGGAACCTGGGCGGCGCTCGTCGTGGCGGTTTCCATGGGCATCTCCCTCGCCGTCGGAGCGGGGTGCGGTCTCTTGAACGGACTCCTCGTGACCAGGGTGGGCATTCCTCCCATCCTCGCAACGCTGGGTACCATGCAGCTTTTCTCGGGTCTCGCCATCGTTCTCACCCGAGGGACCGCCCTCTACGGCTTTCCCGACGCCTTTCTCATCCTCGGCAACGGCTATCTCTTCTCCGTGCCCGTCCCCCTGGTGCTCTTCGCCGCGGCGGTGCTTCTCGTGGGAGTGCTCCTGCGCCGTACCTCCTTCGGCTTCTCCCTCTATCTGGTGGGAACGAATCCCACGGCCGCACGATTCGCCGGGCTGGACAACGCGGCGATCCTCGTGAAAACCTATATGCTCAGCGGTGTTCTCTGTGCCTCCGCGGGACTCGTCATGTTCGCCCGGACCAATTCGGCCAAGGCGGACTACGGCGTCTCCTACACCCTGCAGGCCATTCTCGTGGCCGTCCTGGGCGGCACCAACGTGGCGGGAGGCTTCGGCTCCATGGCGGGACTCGTGCTGGCTATTCTCTCGCTGCAGTTTCTCTCCAGCGGTTTCGCCATGCTCCGGTTCAGCAATTTTTCCAAGGAATTCGTCTGGGGGGCGCTGCTCCTCGTGGTGATGGCCCTGAACGTTCTGGGAGACCGCGCATCCCGGAAAACGCAGGGACGAAAGAATGGGACCGCCCCGCAGGCGGGCGGAGAAACGGAGGAGCGTCGATGA
- a CDS encoding ABC transporter permease has product MTMPSRWNTLWRKNEFLVGLTILGLCLFVGSVNSAFWSLPNLFDLLRSSVVMGIFALGALVVIVSGGIDVSFTAVAVLSMYITTKLLLAEGYSGPFLWICLLSCGIGLCLGLVNALFISAFRLPTLIVTLGTMSAFRGFLLAFIGSNHISVLPQAMVAFSQWDLLRGRTPDGVLYSLPGAVLFLFGAALFTWALLRYSMLGRGIYALGGDAVAAERVGFSLSRIQFFIYGYVGVLAGLGGIIHTSLSRMANPFDLVGTEMNVLAAVVLGGARITGGHGSVPGTLLGVGLVVIMNNSLILLGVPSYWQRVAVGLLLLAGTAAPILLARTRKRPHAGEEERP; this is encoded by the coding sequence ATGACCATGCCAAGCCGATGGAACACGCTGTGGAGGAAGAACGAGTTCCTCGTGGGACTCACCATCCTGGGGCTCTGCCTCTTCGTGGGCAGCGTGAACAGCGCCTTCTGGAGTCTGCCTAATCTCTTCGACCTCCTCCGGAGCAGCGTCGTCATGGGCATCTTCGCCCTCGGCGCGCTCGTGGTCATCGTCTCCGGAGGCATCGACGTCTCCTTCACCGCCGTGGCGGTGCTCTCCATGTACATCACGACGAAGCTACTCCTCGCCGAGGGATACTCCGGACCGTTTCTCTGGATCTGTCTTCTCTCCTGCGGCATCGGGCTCTGCCTGGGTCTCGTGAACGCTCTCTTCATCTCCGCTTTCCGGCTCCCCACGCTCATCGTCACCCTGGGTACCATGAGCGCCTTTCGGGGATTTCTGCTGGCGTTCATCGGGAGCAACCACATCTCCGTTCTTCCCCAGGCCATGGTGGCCTTCTCCCAGTGGGATCTTCTGCGGGGAAGAACGCCAGACGGGGTTCTCTACAGCCTGCCCGGAGCGGTGCTCTTTCTCTTCGGGGCCGCGCTGTTCACCTGGGCGCTGCTGCGGTACTCCATGCTGGGGCGGGGCATCTACGCCCTCGGCGGCGACGCGGTGGCGGCGGAGCGGGTAGGGTTTTCCCTCTCCCGCATTCAGTTCTTCATCTACGGCTACGTGGGCGTTCTGGCGGGTCTGGGAGGCATCATCCACACTTCGCTCTCCCGCATGGCCAACCCCTTCGACCTGGTGGGAACGGAGATGAACGTCCTCGCCGCGGTCGTCCTCGGAGGAGCGCGCATCACGGGAGGACACGGCTCGGTGCCGGGAACGCTTCTGGGGGTGGGACTGGTGGTCATCATGAACAACAGTCTGATTCTCCTCGGTGTCCCCTCCTACTGGCAGCGCGTGGCCGTGGGCCTTCTCCTCCTCGCGGGCACCGCGGCACCCATTCTTCTCGCCCGAACGAGAAAGCGACCCCACGCCGGAGAGGAGGAACGGCCATGA